From the Burkholderia sp. WP9 genome, the window TTTGCTGGCGGCATGCCGGCGGCGGCCGCGAGATCGCGCAGGTTCAACGGCCGCGCCGCTGCGACCAGCGCCGCCAGCAACTCGCCGGTGCTGTCGAGCGACTGGATGCCGCGCTGCGGTTTCGCATCGGCGGATGGGGCGTGAAGCATGTCGAGAGAATCGGTCACGATGCGAAAGACGCTGACAAGGAAGGTTCTGCTGCCAGTTGGGCGCCGATGTCGCGCGCCGTGGCAAGCAGCGCACGCGCGATCGGCCCGTCGCTTGCGACGTCGATCGCGCCGGTCGAGCCGATCACGGTGAGCGCGAGCGACAGGCGGCCATCGGCATCCAGCACCGGCGCGCTCAGACTGCTGATGCCCGGACTCGGCGCATCCATGCTGCTTTCCAGGCCGCGCACGCGGATCGCGTCGAGGGCGGTCTCGAAGGCGGCGCTTTCGTCAGGCGGCGTCATGGTGCGATTCGCGGGGCCGGACTGATTTGCCCACATCGCATCGCGCACCTCGCGCGGCAGAAACGCGCAAAACACGCGTCCAGTCGATGTTGCCGGCAGCGACATCACCGTGCCCACATGCAAGTTGACGTGCAGCGGAAAGCCCGCGTGCTCATAGCGAACGATGGTCGGCCCTTGCGGCCCGGCAAGACAGATCGCGACGCTAAAGCCGATCGCCTCGGCCAAGGCGGCCACGCGCGGCACGGCGGCGCGAAACGCCGGCTGGTTCTCCAGGTGTAGCAACCCGAGCCGCAGCGACAGCGGACCGGGTTCATAGCGGCCCGACAGTTCGTCACGCTTGATCAGACCCAGCCGGCTCAAGCTCACCAGATAAGCATGCGCCTGCCCCGGCGCGATCTGCGCGGCGGTGGCGAGGTCGGACAAGGCGAGCGGAGCGCGCGCCTGCGCGAGCGCCAGCAACACGCGGCCGCCCACTTCGACGCTCTGAATGCCACGCTGCGTCTTGCCGCCGTCCGCTGTCTCGCGGGCGTCCGCGCCTTTGCCCGTGGCCGGTTTCGCTGCTTTGCTCACACCTGCGCTCGTCCGTAAAAAAGGGTTCATGTTAACCGAAGGGCCGCGTCTCGCTGTGCTGATCTTAGGCTGTTTGAGATTTGCGTATAGCGATACATTTCGCTATTGACAAATAATTGCCTGCCGTCCTAAGATGCATTCACCCCGACACACCGGCGCAGTCACAGAGTCAAAACGGGGCGAGACAATCCTCCAATACCGTCAGCCCGCGCGGCATTCGCGCAGCCGGCCGTCTCGCCTCACGTCCAACTTTTGAGGGAGACACGCATCATGGCAAAGGCATTCGCATCCCAGGCCGACCTGGAAGTCAAAAAAGTCACGTGGACCAAGTTGTCCGAGAACGCCTACGCCTACACGGCTGAAGGCGATCCGAATTCGGGCGTGATCATCGGCGACGACGGCGTGCTGATCGTCGACACCACCGCCACGCCGGCCATGGCGCAAGACCTCATCGCGAAGATTCGCAGCGTGACGGATAAGCCGATCAAATACGTCGTGCTGTCGCATTACCACGCGGTGCGCGTGCTCGGCGCATCGGCGTATTTCGAGGAAGGCGCGCAGGAGGTGATCGCGAGCCGCGGCACGTACGAAATGATCGTCGAGCGCGGCGAAGCGGACATGAAGTCGGAAATCGAGCGCTTTCCTCGCCTGTTCGCCGGTGTCGAAACGGTGCCGGGTTTGACGTGGCCCACGCTCGTCTTCGAAAAGGAAATGACGCTGTTCCTCGGCAAGCTCGAAGTGCGCATCGCGCATCTCGGCGCAGGTCACACCAAGGGCGACACGGTGGTGTGGCTGCCGTCGCAGAAGGTGCTGTTCTCCGGCGACCTGGTCGAGTACGACGCGGCCTGCTATTGCGGCGATGCCCAACTCGAACAATGGCCGGCCACGCTGGAAGCATTGCGCGCGCTGAAGGCCGACAAGCTCGTGCCGGGCCGCGGCCCCGCGCTGACCACGCCGGAAGACGTCAACAAAGGTCTGGATTACACGAAGGACTTCGTCACCACGCTGCTGCAGCAGGGCCGAGAAGCCGTCGAGCAGCAACTCGACCTGAAGGCCGCGATGGCGCACACGCGCAAGGCGATGGACCCGAAGTTCGGCCATGTCTTTATCTACGAGCACTGCCTGCCGTTCGACGTGTCGCGTGCTTTCGACGAAGCAAGCGGTATCACGCATCCGCGCATCTGGACCGCGCAACGCGACAAGGAAATGTGGGACGCGCTGCAAGCCTGACCGAGACAGACGCACAGCAAGACAAAGCAGAGCAGAGAAGGACGGAGACACAAGATGAGCACCAACTACCAGACGCTGTCGTTCGAGTACCAGCCGTGCCGTGAACAGAGCGCGCGAGGCGGCGCGGAGCAGGCGGTCTATCCCGTGATCGTGGTCGGCGCGGGCCCGGTGGGTCTCGCTACCGCGATCGATATCGCGCAGCAGGGCGTGCCGGTCGTGCTGGTCGACGACGATTGTTCGCTGTCCACCGGTTCGCGCGCGATCTGCTTTTCGAAGCGCTCGCTCGATATTTTCGATCGCTTGGGGTGCGGCCAGCGAATGGTG encodes:
- a CDS encoding MBL fold metallo-hydrolase — translated: MAKAFASQADLEVKKVTWTKLSENAYAYTAEGDPNSGVIIGDDGVLIVDTTATPAMAQDLIAKIRSVTDKPIKYVVLSHYHAVRVLGASAYFEEGAQEVIASRGTYEMIVERGEADMKSEIERFPRLFAGVETVPGLTWPTLVFEKEMTLFLGKLEVRIAHLGAGHTKGDTVVWLPSQKVLFSGDLVEYDAACYCGDAQLEQWPATLEALRALKADKLVPGRGPALTTPEDVNKGLDYTKDFVTTLLQQGREAVEQQLDLKAAMAHTRKAMDPKFGHVFIYEHCLPFDVSRAFDEASGITHPRIWTAQRDKEMWDALQA
- a CDS encoding IclR family transcriptional regulator; the protein is MNPFLRTSAGVSKAAKPATGKGADARETADGGKTQRGIQSVEVGGRVLLALAQARAPLALSDLATAAQIAPGQAHAYLVSLSRLGLIKRDELSGRYEPGPLSLRLGLLHLENQPAFRAAVPRVAALAEAIGFSVAICLAGPQGPTIVRYEHAGFPLHVNLHVGTVMSLPATSTGRVFCAFLPREVRDAMWANQSGPANRTMTPPDESAAFETALDAIRVRGLESSMDAPSPGISSLSAPVLDADGRLSLALTVIGSTGAIDVASDGPIARALLATARDIGAQLAAEPSLSASFAS